The following are encoded together in the Tatumella ptyseos genome:
- the lolC gene encoding lipoprotein-releasing ABC transporter permease subunit LolC, which produces MYQPVALFIGLRYMRGRATDRFGRFISWLSAIGITLGVLALVTVLSVMNGFERELEGNILGLMPQAVVSQPAGRIDPQQFPASALKLEGVNRVAPLTTADVVLQSSHNVSVGVMLGLAPGEQDPLLPYIEQGPRHIPAAGSYQVILGAQLANQLGVQIGDKLRLMVPSVSQFTPMGRMPSQRLFTVAGIYAANSEVDSYQILVNQQDASRVMLYPAGNITGWRLWLDHPLAVDEIDQHALPAKSVWKDWRERKGDLFQAVRMEKNMMGLLLSLIVAVAAFNIITSLGLLIMEKQGEVAILQTQGLTRRQIMTVFMVQGASAGIIGSLCGALLGILLASQLNHLLPVIGLLLDGAALPVDIHVGQVVIITLSAMILALLATLYPSWRAATVQPAEALRYE; this is translated from the coding sequence ATGTATCAACCTGTCGCTTTATTTATTGGTCTGCGTTACATGCGTGGCCGTGCTACTGATCGATTCGGGCGGTTTATTTCGTGGCTCTCGGCGATTGGTATTACCTTAGGGGTATTAGCATTAGTCACCGTACTCTCTGTGATGAACGGCTTTGAACGTGAGCTGGAAGGCAATATTCTAGGATTAATGCCGCAGGCCGTGGTGTCACAACCCGCTGGACGTATCGATCCGCAACAATTTCCGGCCTCGGCTCTTAAGCTTGAGGGCGTCAATCGCGTGGCACCGTTGACTACCGCCGACGTTGTTCTACAAAGTTCGCATAATGTGTCAGTAGGCGTGATGCTCGGTCTTGCACCGGGTGAGCAGGATCCATTACTGCCTTATATCGAACAAGGCCCCCGCCATATTCCTGCTGCTGGCAGCTATCAGGTCATCCTCGGTGCACAACTGGCGAATCAGCTTGGCGTGCAAATCGGTGATAAATTACGGCTTATGGTGCCGTCGGTCAGTCAATTTACGCCAATGGGACGGATGCCGAGTCAGCGCCTTTTCACCGTTGCAGGGATCTATGCGGCGAACAGTGAAGTGGACAGTTACCAAATTTTGGTCAACCAACAAGATGCCTCGCGCGTGATGCTCTATCCCGCGGGCAATATCACCGGCTGGCGCTTATGGCTCGACCACCCTCTAGCGGTGGATGAGATTGATCAACACGCGCTGCCTGCTAAATCGGTCTGGAAAGATTGGCGTGAGCGCAAGGGTGATCTGTTCCAAGCCGTGCGTATGGAAAAAAATATGATGGGCTTGCTGCTGAGTCTTATTGTGGCTGTGGCTGCTTTCAATATCATCACCTCACTGGGCTTGTTAATCATGGAGAAGCAAGGTGAAGTGGCGATACTGCAAACCCAAGGCCTAACGCGTCGGCAGATTATGACTGTCTTTATGGTGCAAGGTGCCAGTGCCGGGATTATTGGTTCGTTATGTGGCGCGTTGCTGGGCATTCTGTTGGCCAGCCAATTAAATCATTTATTACCAGTTATCGGCTTGTTATTAGATGGTGCGGCACTTCCGGTCGATATTCATGTCGGACAAGTCGTGATAATCACCCTAAGTGCGATGATCTTGGCCTTATTGGCAACCCTTTATCCATCGTGGCGAGCTGCCACCGTTCAACCTGCTGAGGCGTTACGTTATGAATAA
- the lolD gene encoding lipoprotein-releasing ABC transporter ATP-binding protein LolD, protein MNNSPLLQCSALCKTYREGAVSTEVLKQVSFSIAERELVSIIGSSGSGKSTLLHLLGGLDQPTSGEVLFKGKSLNTMSASAKADLRNQHLGFIYQFHHLLPDFTALENVAMPLLIGGCSPQEATHRADEMLKAVGLSPRGKHRPSELSGGERQRVAIARALVNKPSLVMADEPTGNLDARNADAIFALLGELNQSQGTAFLVVTHDLALAKRLDRQMEMRDGVLHAQPVLQGVS, encoded by the coding sequence ATGAATAATTCACCTTTATTACAGTGTTCAGCCTTATGCAAAACCTATCGTGAAGGCGCAGTCAGTACCGAAGTGTTGAAGCAGGTTAGCTTTAGTATTGCAGAACGGGAGCTGGTCTCGATTATTGGTAGTTCAGGTTCGGGGAAAAGTACCTTGCTGCATTTATTGGGTGGCTTGGACCAACCGACCTCGGGTGAGGTACTCTTCAAGGGGAAATCCCTCAATACGATGAGTGCGTCAGCAAAAGCCGATTTGCGTAATCAACATCTTGGCTTTATCTATCAATTTCACCACTTGTTACCCGATTTCACTGCTTTAGAAAATGTCGCCATGCCGCTTTTAATTGGCGGGTGCTCCCCCCAAGAGGCGACTCACCGCGCAGATGAAATGCTAAAAGCGGTTGGCTTAAGCCCGCGAGGTAAACACCGTCCTTCCGAGTTATCGGGTGGAGAACGCCAACGTGTCGCCATCGCCCGAGCCTTAGTAAATAAGCCGAGTTTAGTGATGGCTGATGAACCGACAGGGAACCTTGATGCACGAAATGCCGATGCGATATTCGCGCTACTGGGTGAGTTGAATCAGAGCCAAGGGACCGCCTTCCTGGTGGTGACGCACGATTTGGCGCTTGCTAAACGCTTAGACCGTCAGATGGAAATGCGTGACGGTGTTTTACATGCTCAGCCGGTCTTACAAGGGGTGAGTTAA